The Benincasa hispida cultivar B227 chromosome 11, ASM972705v1, whole genome shotgun sequence genome has a segment encoding these proteins:
- the LOC120092138 gene encoding probable methyltransferase PMT7, translated as MGGAYGLGSFFALQSWQMIMLALLLMVGSFYFGTLFGNNVPIYVSHLPSNSTSSSLLGNFTIPNQVSITYRKVPLSIPENGMDVCPLKYTEYIPCHDVSYIKELLPTLDLSRKEELERHCPPLENRLFCLIPPPEDYKIPVKWPTSRDYVWRSNVNHTRLAEVKGGQNWVHEKDQLWWFPGGGTHFKHGAPEYIQRLGNMTTNEMGTLSSAGVFQVLDVGCGVASFSAYLLPLDIQTMSFAPKDGHENQIQFALERGIGAMISALATKQLPYPTSSFEMVHCSRCRVDWHENDGILLKEVDRLLRPNGYFVYSAPPAYRKDKDYPMIWEKLVNLTTAMCWKLIARKVQTAIWIKQENPSCLIINAENKVVQICDAVDDSQPSWKIPLRNCIQVTDQSYSQKLPPRPERLSVYSRSLRKIGVSQEKFDLDTVFWKDQVNQYWKLMNVSKTDIRNVMDMNALYGGFAVALSNFPVWVMNVVPIKMENTLSAIYDRGLVGAFHDWCEPFSTYPRTYDLLHAYHLFSQYKSGGEGCLLEDIMLEMDRIVRPQGYIIIRDEPSITSRIQEIASKYLWDVEMQTLQTKENYPESVLICRKKFWAIT; from the exons ATGGGCGGTGCCTATGGTTTGGGTTCTTTTTTTGCTTTGCAGTCATGGCAGATGATAATGCTCGCTCTGTTACTTATGGTTGGATCTTTCTATTTTGGCACTCTTTTCGGCAACAATGTTCCTATTTATGTTTCTCATCTTCCTTCTAATTCCACTTCTTCATCATTACTTG GAAATTTCACAATTCCAAACCAAGTTTCAATCACTTACAGGAAGGTACCCCTTTCAATTCCAGAGAATGGTATGGATGTATGTCCTTTAAAATACACCGAGTACATTCCTTGCCATGACGTTTCTTACATAAAAGAATTGCTTCCAACCTTGGATCTTTCAAGGAAAGAAGAACTTGAGAGGCATTGCCCTCCACTTGAAAACCGCTTGTTTTGTTTGATACCTCCACCAGAAGACTACAAGATCCCAGTAAAGTGGCCAACCAGTCGGGATTATGTGTGGCGAAGTAATGTGAATCATACACGCCTCGCTGAAGTTAAAGGAGGACAAAATTGGGTCCATGAGAAGGACCAACTATGGTGGTTTCCTGGAGGTGGTACTCACTTCAAACATGGGGCGCCTGAGTACATCCAAAG ATTAGGAAACATGACTACAAATGAGATGGGCACTCTGAGCTCTGCTGGAGTATTTCAGGTGTTAGATGTTGGTTGTGGCGTTGCTAGTTTCTCAGCTTATCTTCTTCCCTTGGACATTCAAACGATGTCCTTTGCTCCCAAGGATGGGCATGagaatcaaattcaatttgCACTAGAGAGAGGTATTGGTGCAATGATTTCAGCCTTGGCGACAAAACAGTTGCCATATCCCACAAGTTCCTTTGAGATGGTCCACTGCTCTAGGTGCCGTGTTGATTGGCATGAAAATG ATGGTATTTTACTCAAAGAAGTTGATCGGCTTCTGCGGCCGAATGGATATTTTGTCTATTCAGCTCCCCCTGCCTACAGAAAAGATAAAGATTATCCAATGATATGGGAGAAACTGGTAAATCTGACAACAGCAATGTGCTGGAAGCTTATTGCCAGAAAGGTTCAGACTGCAATCTGGATCAAACAGGAAAATCCATCATGCCTCATCATCAATGCAGAGAATAAAGTTGTGCAAATATGTGATGCTGTGGATGATTCTCAACCATCATGGAAAATACCTTTAAGAAACTGTATTCAAGTAACTGATCAGTCATATTCTCAGAAGTTACCTCCGAGACCAGAGCGCCTTTCAGTATATTCAAGGAGTCTCAGGAAAATAG GTGTTAGTCAAGAAAAATTTGATTTGGATACCGTATTTTGGAAAGATCAAGTTAACCAGTACTGGAAATTGATGAATGTCAGTAAAACAGATATTCGAAATGTCATGGACATGAATGCTCTCTATGGTGGATTTGCAGTGGCATTGAGCAATTTTCCAGTCTGGGTTATGAATGTAGTTCCTATAAAGATGGAAAACACGCTCTCTGCTATATACGACCGTGGCCTGGTTGGTGCCTTTCATGACTG GTGTGAACCATTTTCAACTTATCCGCGAACATATGATTTGTTGCATGCATACCATCTATTTTCTCAGTATAAAAGTGGTGGAGAAGGTTGCTTGCTGGAGGATATAATGTTGGAAATGGACCGTATTGTACGACCTCAG GGATACATAATCATCAGAGATGAGCCTTCGATAACATCAAGAATACAAGAAATTGCTTCCAAATATCTATGGGACGTTGAAATGCAGACACTGCAAACGAAAGAAAATTATCCAGAATCTGTGCTGATCTGTAGAAAGAAGTTTTGGGCAATTACCTAA